A part of Melittangium boletus DSM 14713 genomic DNA contains:
- the agmC gene encoding adventurous gliding motility protein AgmC, whose product MRTPFMRKWLPAAMGVLALGSTSARAEPDTFGVGTGRNGALTVPTGSAIIVNAYAPVTAPLARKALSISVGACVGDPCFKEGDLILVYQATGLVPAPVSGALGPVDLTNSPVGRWELARLKSVTPQGTSATLELTAPLVHNFAANVTQVIRVPEYTSVSVPVGRSITASPWDGSTGGVVAFLAQNEVNNQGIITVDGLGFRGGQYVADLAGGRGCSEVDQSTPSGSQKGEGIGGAARYGSTQTGRGNVANGAGGAVCFRSGGGGGGNGGSGGQGGRSDGASDGGRNVGGLGGVALNTSVLTQLTFGGGGGAGHGTVVGGTAGAGGGVVFLRASQLSGSGTITASGGSVGTFSEGGSGGGAGGSIYARVVRSAVCGAVVASGGIGSTSSLASGRVGPGGGGGAGQMLFQASLGGSCALVAEGAAPGGQLIPAEGAYGATKGESSDPTKNKKEYGFIIPTPPSVSTPATGLITNNVRPRITGTARIYAEAAPNTEVILFLDGEELGRVMSDDKGNYSFDLPRDLSESEHRVETAIVVDAAQSLNGTPNTFLVDITPPRTTISGPNGAIRERNPKFEFGANEEGVTYTCSLDGAEFGPCPADGVFPELVDGAHSLQVRAEDRAGNVGEPTIQNFKVTVADLALLGDGVGCSSAGRDTSLLLFSLGALAMGLRRRRHGGSPH is encoded by the coding sequence ATGAGGACTCCATTCATGAGGAAGTGGCTGCCCGCCGCCATGGGCGTGTTGGCCCTGGGCTCGACCTCGGCGCGGGCGGAGCCGGACACATTCGGGGTAGGCACGGGGCGTAACGGGGCGCTCACGGTCCCCACGGGCAGCGCCATCATCGTCAACGCCTACGCGCCCGTGACAGCGCCTCTGGCGCGCAAGGCCCTCTCCATTTCAGTGGGGGCTTGCGTCGGAGACCCCTGCTTCAAGGAGGGGGACCTGATTCTGGTGTACCAGGCGACGGGCCTCGTGCCCGCGCCCGTCTCGGGAGCACTGGGGCCCGTTGATCTGACCAATAGTCCGGTGGGTCGGTGGGAACTGGCGAGACTGAAGTCCGTGACGCCGCAGGGAACCTCCGCGACGCTGGAACTGACGGCTCCACTCGTTCACAACTTCGCGGCGAACGTGACGCAGGTCATCCGGGTCCCGGAGTACACCTCCGTCAGTGTCCCCGTGGGACGGTCCATCACGGCCTCTCCCTGGGATGGGAGCACGGGTGGCGTCGTCGCCTTCCTGGCCCAGAACGAAGTGAACAACCAGGGCATCATCACCGTGGATGGGTTGGGTTTTCGAGGCGGCCAGTACGTCGCGGATCTCGCTGGAGGCAGGGGGTGCTCGGAAGTGGACCAGAGCACTCCCTCGGGCTCTCAAAAGGGCGAGGGAATTGGTGGTGCGGCGCGCTACGGGTCCACGCAGACAGGACGCGGGAATGTGGCCAATGGCGCGGGCGGTGCTGTCTGCTTCAGGTCGGGCGGTGGTGGTGGTGGCAACGGAGGGAGCGGGGGACAGGGGGGACGGTCGGATGGTGCGAGCGACGGTGGGCGGAACGTAGGAGGTCTGGGGGGGGTGGCGCTCAATACCTCGGTGCTGACCCAGCTGACGTTCGGTGGTGGAGGCGGAGCGGGTCATGGCACCGTGGTGGGTGGGACGGCTGGTGCGGGTGGTGGCGTCGTCTTCCTCCGGGCCAGCCAACTTTCGGGCTCCGGCACCATCACCGCCTCGGGTGGCTCGGTGGGCACTTTCTCCGAGGGGGGTAGTGGTGGCGGGGCGGGTGGCTCCATCTATGCTCGGGTCGTCAGGTCGGCTGTTTGTGGCGCCGTCGTCGCCAGTGGTGGAATTGGAAGCACTTCCTCTCTTGCCTCCGGTCGCGTGGGGCCAGGTGGCGGTGGCGGCGCGGGGCAGATGCTGTTCCAGGCCTCGTTGGGAGGTTCCTGTGCGCTCGTCGCCGAGGGGGCTGCCCCGGGTGGTCAGCTCATCCCCGCGGAAGGTGCTTACGGGGCTACGAAGGGCGAATCCAGCGATCCCACCAAGAACAAGAAGGAGTACGGCTTCATCATCCCCACGCCTCCTTCGGTGAGCACGCCAGCCACGGGCCTCATCACCAACAACGTTCGTCCTCGCATCACGGGCACGGCTCGGATCTACGCGGAGGCCGCGCCCAACACCGAGGTCATCCTCTTCCTGGATGGCGAGGAACTCGGCCGCGTGATGTCCGATGACAAGGGGAACTACTCCTTCGACCTCCCCCGGGACCTCTCCGAGAGCGAACACCGGGTGGAAACCGCCATCGTGGTGGATGCCGCGCAGAGCCTCAACGGCACGCCCAACACCTTCCTCGTGGACATCACGCCCCCGAGGACCACCATCTCTGGACCCAACGGCGCCATCCGGGAGCGCAATCCAAAGTTCGAGTTCGGCGCGAACGAAGAGGGCGTGACCTACACGTGCAGCCTGGACGGAGCCGAGTTCGGTCCTTGCCCGGCCGATGGCGTCTTCCCGGAGCTGGTCGATGGTGCGCACTCCCTGCAAGTGCGCGCCGAGGACCGCGCTGGGAACGTGGGCGAGCCCACCATTCAGAACTTCAAGGTCACGGTCGCGGACCTCGCGTTGCTCGGGGATGGTGTCGGTTGCTCGTCCGCGGGACGTGACACCTCGCTCCTGCTGTTCTCCCTGGGCGCGCTCGCCATGGGCCTCCGCCGTCGGCGTCACGGTGGCTCTCCTCACTGA
- a CDS encoding OmpA family protein — protein MSHTQPYPSPSLAGYVRLSTVAAVLWASVSFAQPEGLVKGFELERLELNHNGKGSLVMGTGELLPPGGFRLSLAGHYEKNPLVLFSDGERLGSVVSDRATAHLLLAWTPLSWLELGAHLPLVAWQRGEDLSSRGINAPAQTGLGTPSVTVRLGLLAQRRENPLDLAVELGVGLPVGSVETLSRDSTFRFAPKLMLGRRLGPVRLGLEAGALVRPTTVLYEDFNVQDELGNEVRLGAVLATTGYGLRGELNVRGTVPLTRQSRAIEVLAGLRLPVGESTELYALGGPGFGDTPGTPFFRVLLGVAFGGTEPDPSRFDDDGDGVINRYDECPQVPGPAERKGCPVKDTDGDGIIDTVDKCPFQPGLAEFQGCPVTDHDGDGIDDEKDKCPWEAGPPERQGCPVRDSDGDGLEDEKDKCPKEAGPVERQGCPVRDTDGDGVVDERDACPTEAGLVELRGCPSKDTDGDGVADHVDNCPTEKGVASNQGCPAKEKQFVVIQKNELKIKQAVFFATNRAVIRARSFKMLNQIAKVIKQHPEIEKVVIEGHTDTRGKAETNRKLSLARAESVRKFLVKKGVDPARLEAKGYGPDRPIATNKTSRGRAANRRVVFSIVNPENPGSAQ, from the coding sequence ATGAGTCACACCCAGCCGTACCCCTCGCCGAGCCTGGCCGGGTACGTGCGTCTTTCCACCGTGGCCGCTGTGTTGTGGGCCTCGGTCTCGTTCGCTCAGCCCGAGGGTCTGGTGAAGGGCTTCGAGCTGGAGCGTCTGGAACTGAATCACAATGGCAAGGGCTCGCTGGTGATGGGCACCGGCGAGTTGCTTCCCCCGGGAGGCTTTCGCCTCTCGCTCGCGGGCCATTACGAGAAGAACCCCCTGGTGTTGTTCTCGGATGGAGAGCGCCTGGGCTCGGTGGTGTCGGACCGGGCCACGGCGCACCTGCTGCTGGCCTGGACGCCGCTGAGCTGGCTGGAACTGGGCGCCCATCTGCCCCTGGTGGCCTGGCAGCGCGGCGAGGATCTCAGTAGCCGGGGCATCAACGCTCCCGCGCAGACGGGCCTGGGCACGCCCTCGGTGACCGTGCGACTGGGCCTGCTCGCGCAGCGGCGCGAGAACCCGTTGGACCTGGCGGTGGAGTTGGGCGTGGGCCTGCCCGTGGGCAGCGTGGAGACGCTTTCCCGTGACAGCACCTTCCGCTTCGCGCCCAAGCTGATGCTGGGCCGGCGCCTCGGCCCGGTGCGACTCGGCCTGGAGGCGGGCGCGCTGGTGCGGCCCACGACCGTCCTCTACGAGGATTTCAACGTCCAGGACGAGCTGGGCAACGAGGTGCGCCTGGGCGCGGTGCTCGCCACCACGGGCTATGGGCTGCGCGGAGAACTCAACGTGCGCGGCACGGTGCCGCTCACGCGCCAGTCCAGGGCCATTGAAGTGCTCGCGGGTCTGCGCCTGCCCGTGGGTGAGTCGACGGAGCTCTATGCACTCGGGGGCCCTGGCTTCGGCGATACGCCGGGCACACCCTTCTTCCGGGTGCTGCTCGGCGTGGCCTTTGGCGGCACCGAGCCGGACCCCTCGCGGTTCGATGACGATGGCGACGGTGTGATCAACCGGTACGACGAGTGCCCCCAGGTGCCGGGTCCCGCCGAGCGCAAGGGCTGCCCGGTGAAGGACACGGACGGCGACGGCATCATCGACACCGTGGACAAGTGTCCCTTCCAGCCAGGTCTGGCCGAGTTCCAGGGCTGCCCCGTGACGGACCATGACGGAGATGGCATCGACGACGAGAAGGACAAGTGCCCGTGGGAAGCAGGTCCGCCCGAGCGCCAGGGTTGCCCGGTACGGGACTCGGACGGCGATGGCCTCGAGGACGAGAAGGACAAGTGCCCGAAGGAGGCGGGTCCGGTCGAGCGCCAGGGCTGCCCGGTGCGGGACACGGACGGCGATGGCGTGGTGGACGAGCGGGACGCTTGCCCGACCGAGGCGGGCCTCGTGGAACTGCGGGGCTGTCCGTCGAAGGACACGGACGGCGATGGCGTGGCGGACCACGTGGACAACTGCCCCACGGAGAAGGGCGTTGCCTCCAACCAGGGCTGCCCGGCGAAGGAAAAGCAGTTCGTTGTCATCCAGAAGAATGAACTGAAGATCAAGCAGGCGGTGTTCTTCGCCACCAACCGGGCGGTCATCCGCGCGCGTTCCTTCAAGATGCTCAATCAGATCGCCAAGGTCATCAAGCAGCACCCGGAGATCGAGAAGGTGGTCATCGAGGGACACACGGACACCCGCGGAAAGGCCGAGACCAACCGCAAGCTGTCGTTGGCGCGAGCGGAGTCGGTGCGCAAGTTCCTCGTGAAGAAGGGCGTGGACCCCGCGCGGTTGGAGGCGAAGGGCTACGGGCCCGACCGGCCCATCGCCACGAACAAGACATCGAGGGGCCGCGCGGCCAACCGCCGCGTGGTGTTCTCCATCGTCAATCCTGAAAACCCCGGCAGTGCGCAGTAG
- a CDS encoding ATP-binding protein yields the protein MSSDNPGAAGNPPEHAGLALQRKLSLVDLLDPLTFGDVVDSLGELFHMGVGVIDERGRTLADTQGPGRDFCDLLDATPRGRARRGSLMERLSESPPGAPPGAQGLAPLGASASESWTHPCFSGLRYVVAPISWEGDVLGRIVFGPFVPEEAGDVSPALEEVEGLDVARARELLARVRRLSEAEVSRVQTHMAQVLAALLAAGQKSYLTGQLHLEAMLETQRELESQNTQLLRLNQRLKESDRSKSSFLSTVSHELRTPLASIIGYSEMLAEGLVGGLNPEQMQFVRTIMEKGNTLLKLISSILDMSQIEAGKVRLAFEWVDVQELVESAITSVMPQAQRKGLTLQQRMPPVVQARVVGDREKLRQVVVNLLANAVKFTPGQGRIDVRLSELGPRPELGVTGYSIEVEDTGVGIPESQRDRIFQSFYQVDDSPTREYGGAGLGLAIVKSYVEGHGGQVSVRSEVGQGSCFRVVLPKEPPLSGQGPAYIPPPIDTEPERF from the coding sequence ATGAGCTCCGACAACCCGGGCGCCGCGGGCAACCCGCCGGAGCACGCCGGCCTGGCGCTGCAGCGCAAGCTGTCGCTCGTGGACCTGCTGGATCCACTCACCTTCGGCGACGTGGTGGACAGCCTCGGGGAGCTGTTCCACATGGGGGTGGGGGTGATCGACGAGCGCGGCCGCACGCTCGCGGACACCCAGGGGCCGGGCCGGGACTTCTGCGACCTGCTCGACGCCACCCCGAGGGGCCGCGCACGCCGCGGCTCGCTGATGGAGCGTCTGAGCGAGTCTCCCCCAGGGGCTCCGCCCGGCGCCCAGGGGCTCGCCCCACTGGGGGCCTCGGCGAGCGAGTCGTGGACGCACCCCTGCTTCAGCGGCCTGCGCTACGTGGTGGCCCCCATTTCCTGGGAAGGAGATGTGCTCGGTCGCATCGTCTTCGGACCCTTCGTGCCCGAGGAGGCGGGGGACGTGTCGCCGGCGCTCGAGGAGGTGGAGGGACTGGACGTGGCGCGGGCGCGGGAACTGCTGGCGCGGGTGCGGCGCCTGTCCGAGGCCGAGGTGTCACGGGTGCAGACGCACATGGCCCAGGTGCTCGCGGCGCTGCTGGCGGCCGGCCAGAAGTCCTATCTCACGGGGCAGCTGCACCTGGAGGCCATGCTGGAGACCCAGCGCGAGCTGGAGTCGCAGAACACGCAGTTGCTCCGGCTCAATCAGCGGCTCAAGGAGTCGGACCGCAGCAAGTCGAGCTTCCTGTCCACGGTGAGCCACGAGCTGCGCACGCCCCTGGCCTCCATCATCGGCTACTCGGAGATGCTGGCCGAGGGGCTCGTGGGCGGACTCAACCCCGAGCAGATGCAGTTCGTGCGCACCATCATGGAGAAGGGCAACACGCTGCTCAAGCTCATCTCCTCCATCCTGGACATGAGCCAGATCGAGGCGGGCAAGGTGCGGCTCGCCTTCGAGTGGGTGGACGTGCAGGAGTTGGTGGAGAGCGCCATCACCAGCGTGATGCCCCAGGCGCAGCGCAAGGGCCTGACGCTCCAGCAGCGGATGCCGCCGGTGGTGCAGGCGCGCGTGGTGGGTGACCGGGAGAAGTTGCGGCAGGTGGTGGTGAACCTGTTGGCCAACGCGGTGAAGTTCACGCCGGGCCAGGGGCGCATCGACGTGCGCCTGTCGGAGCTGGGCCCCCGTCCGGAGCTGGGCGTGACGGGCTACTCCATCGAGGTGGAGGACACCGGCGTGGGCATCCCCGAGAGCCAGCGCGACCGCATCTTCCAGAGCTTCTACCAGGTGGACGACAGCCCGACGCGCGAGTACGGCGGCGCCGGGCTGGGGCTGGCCATCGTGAAGAGCTACGTGGAGGGGCACGGCGGGCAGGTGTCCGTGCGCAGCGAGGTGGGCCAGGGCTCGTGCTTCCGCGTGGTGCTGCCCAAGGAGCCGCCCTTGTCGGGCCAGGGCCCGGCCTACATCCCGCCTCCCATCGACACCGAGCCCGAGCGCTTCTGA
- a CDS encoding GTP-binding protein, producing the protein MQLNHAQRELTLKIVYYGPGLSGKTTNLRCIHARARPEARGRLLSVETHEDRTLFFDLLPVFFTSSSGFKVKLKLFTVPGQVVHDATRRVVLQNADAVAFIADSRRSAAAENNASWRRLRANMRENGLDSSQVPVVIQFNKRDLPDAQTDEELEAARQRGSEPILGAVALRGEGVMETLHALLQSAWRNLDERMRLSRNVGLREQEFLTHIFQQMDLTGTSLEALYPPTGSQAR; encoded by the coding sequence GTGCAACTCAACCACGCCCAGCGCGAACTCACCTTGAAGATCGTCTACTACGGCCCCGGGCTGAGTGGAAAGACGACGAACCTGCGCTGCATCCACGCGCGCGCCCGCCCGGAAGCTCGCGGCCGGTTGCTCAGCGTGGAGACGCACGAGGATCGCACCCTCTTCTTCGATCTCCTCCCCGTGTTCTTCACCAGCAGCTCCGGCTTCAAGGTGAAGCTCAAGCTCTTCACCGTGCCGGGCCAGGTCGTCCACGACGCCACGCGCCGCGTGGTGCTGCAGAACGCCGACGCGGTGGCCTTCATCGCCGACAGCCGCCGCAGCGCCGCCGCGGAGAACAACGCGTCGTGGCGGCGGCTCCGGGCGAACATGAGGGAGAATGGCCTGGACAGCTCCCAGGTGCCGGTGGTCATCCAGTTCAACAAGCGAGACCTGCCCGACGCCCAGACGGACGAGGAGCTGGAGGCGGCTCGCCAGCGGGGCTCGGAGCCCATCCTGGGCGCGGTGGCGCTTCGAGGAGAAGGTGTGATGGAGACGCTGCACGCGCTCTTGCAATCGGCCTGGCGCAACCTGGATGAGCGCATGCGCTTGTCGCGCAACGTCGGCCTGCGCGAGCAGGAATTCCTCACCCACATCTTCCAGCAGATGGACCTCACGGGCACCTCCCTGGAAGCCCTCTACCCGCCCACGGGGAGCCAGGCGCGATGA
- a CDS encoding GNAT family N-acetyltransferase, producing the protein MTMNRVDAGVEVGAKPVPDMANLPNDLSLAVKYNTPSDEDMASVAGLRANSEPWLSRGETLDDSLKALTGLRPFVHVAKVQNQVVGYVTVERDGPVPGAAYMRNIVIKPELRRRGVGSAVLNQALQVARDMYRKTIALRVDPANSTAVSFYRKAGFTTVATVVSKKSGKLRLLMSREL; encoded by the coding sequence ATGACGATGAATCGGGTGGATGCGGGCGTGGAGGTGGGCGCGAAGCCAGTGCCAGACATGGCCAACCTGCCCAACGACCTGTCTCTGGCGGTGAAGTACAACACCCCGAGCGACGAGGATATGGCGTCCGTGGCCGGACTGCGCGCCAACTCGGAGCCGTGGCTGAGCCGCGGCGAGACGCTGGATGACAGCCTCAAGGCCCTCACGGGACTGCGGCCGTTCGTGCACGTGGCCAAGGTGCAGAACCAGGTGGTGGGCTATGTGACGGTGGAGCGCGATGGCCCGGTGCCCGGTGCCGCCTACATGCGCAACATCGTCATCAAGCCGGAGCTGCGCCGCCGGGGCGTGGGTTCCGCGGTGCTCAACCAGGCCCTGCAGGTGGCCCGGGACATGTACCGCAAGACGATCGCCCTGCGCGTGGACCCGGCCAACTCCACGGCGGTGAGCTTCTACCGCAAGGCGGGCTTCACCACGGTGGCCACCGTGGTGTCCAAGAAGTCCGGCAAGTTGCGCCTCCTCATGTCGCGCGAGCTGTAA
- a CDS encoding type IV pilus twitching motility protein PilT, which translates to MKTFTELLRHLSQPGVQELALISGRTPLVKTGNGFESVDDALLTPEGLQEALRGMVGEARVATISEKPSQWAVRLEGQGSLIVGALRRGDVLNVRIVRKEPPPASAPAPTPAPTTPASTPAARPPAPVPAAKAPRGGVQILPTEKPAAAPSPAETIPPPDEPEAEAPPPPRLVVRPESAGNLSMLLEDARAVGASDLHVVASRPPLFRLVGELLPHGEPLSPESVEKMLMPHVPARLRPVLEREGSCDFSLDLGDSGRFRVNISRQRTGYKGCFRLISRDVPTLESLGLPADIAKACHHHQGLIVVTGPSGHGKTSTLAAIIDIINRDTTHHVLTVEDPVEYLHPRKKALLSQREVGTHTKSFASALKGSLREDPDVILVGELRDTETVRMALAASETGHLLVSTMNTPSAAKTIDRLIDLFPPGDQAQVRMTLASSLRLIVSQRLLPSTDGRSLVAAAELLPGSVALGNLIRDNKTFQIPSLQQRGKSLGIVRFDDSLAELVRSGRTTLETARLYAESPDEVEAMVTGKRPGAPPPEAAPDPAKQLLSKMGNLLNRKSA; encoded by the coding sequence ATGAAGACCTTCACGGAACTGTTGCGTCACCTGAGCCAGCCGGGAGTCCAGGAGCTGGCCCTCATCAGCGGGCGAACACCCCTGGTGAAAACGGGCAACGGCTTCGAGTCCGTGGACGACGCGCTCCTCACCCCCGAGGGACTGCAGGAGGCCCTGCGGGGCATGGTGGGCGAGGCCCGCGTGGCCACGATCTCGGAGAAGCCCAGCCAGTGGGCCGTACGGCTCGAGGGACAGGGCTCGCTGATCGTCGGGGCGCTGCGTCGCGGCGACGTGCTCAACGTGCGCATCGTGCGCAAGGAGCCCCCACCCGCCTCGGCGCCCGCCCCCACTCCGGCACCCACCACACCTGCCTCCACACCCGCGGCGCGTCCGCCCGCGCCCGTCCCCGCCGCCAAGGCGCCTCGGGGCGGCGTGCAGATCCTCCCCACGGAGAAACCCGCCGCCGCTCCGTCCCCCGCCGAGACGATTCCCCCGCCCGACGAGCCCGAGGCCGAGGCCCCTCCGCCGCCCCGGCTCGTCGTGCGGCCCGAGTCCGCGGGCAACCTGAGCATGCTGCTCGAGGACGCGCGGGCCGTGGGTGCGAGCGATCTCCACGTCGTCGCCAGCCGCCCGCCCCTCTTCCGGCTCGTGGGGGAGCTGCTGCCCCATGGCGAGCCGCTGTCGCCCGAGTCCGTGGAGAAGATGCTGATGCCCCACGTGCCCGCCCGACTGCGCCCGGTGCTCGAGCGCGAGGGGAGCTGCGACTTCTCGCTCGACCTGGGCGACTCCGGCCGCTTCCGCGTCAACATCTCGCGCCAGCGCACCGGCTATAAAGGATGCTTCCGGCTCATCTCACGCGACGTCCCCACGCTCGAATCACTCGGGCTACCCGCGGACATCGCCAAGGCGTGCCACCACCACCAAGGCCTCATCGTCGTCACCGGCCCCTCGGGCCACGGCAAGACGAGCACGCTCGCGGCCATCATCGACATCATCAACCGCGACACCACGCACCACGTGCTCACCGTGGAGGATCCCGTCGAATACCTCCACCCGCGCAAGAAGGCGCTCCTGAGCCAGCGCGAGGTGGGCACGCACACCAAGAGCTTCGCCAGCGCCCTCAAGGGCAGCCTGCGCGAGGATCCGGACGTCATCCTCGTGGGCGAGCTGCGCGACACGGAGACGGTGCGCATGGCGCTCGCCGCGAGCGAGACGGGCCACCTGCTCGTGAGCACCATGAACACGCCGAGCGCCGCGAAGACGATCGACCGCCTCATCGACCTGTTCCCCCCGGGCGACCAGGCCCAGGTGCGCATGACGCTCGCGAGCAGCCTGCGCCTCATCGTGAGCCAGCGGCTCCTGCCCTCCACCGACGGCCGGAGCCTCGTGGCCGCCGCCGAGCTGCTGCCGGGCTCGGTCGCCCTGGGCAACCTCATCCGCGACAACAAGACATTCCAGATTCCCTCCCTGCAGCAGCGCGGCAAGAGCCTCGGCATCGTGCGCTTCGACGACTCGCTCGCCGAGCTGGTCCGCTCCGGACGCACGACGCTGGAGACGGCGCGCCTCTACGCGGAGAGCCCCGACGAGGTGGAGGCCATGGTGACGGGCAAGCGCCCCGGTGCCCCTCCGCCCGAGGCCGCGCCAGACCCCGCCAAGCAGTTGCTGTCCAAAATGGGCAATCTCCTCAACCGCAAGAGCGCCTGA
- a CDS encoding type IV pilus twitching motility protein PilT, whose amino-acid sequence MTSSPRIAAFFDKLLEAKGSDLHLSVGHPPLGRIRGGLMPLREALLTQAELEAMLFELTSPEQKRHITEELDLDFAYSYGTRARFRANYFYKTSGIAAVFRTIPSKVLSLADLNTPEVVKKLAERRSGLVLVTGPTGSGKSTTLAGMIHHINHTRPAHILTIEDPVEFVHESAKSQVTHREVGMHASSFATAIRSAGREDPNVILIGELRTNETMKLALQLASFGVLVFATVHTNSAPATIDRMINSFPADEQPQVRGMLAEGLAGIVAQQLIRTADGKGRVAALEILIGTSAIASMIREGKVFQIASKMQASQNLGMQTLDMHLERLVAANTITPEAAMEKAQDKEALAKVIQRLKPEFDTSAFEGAEASGGH is encoded by the coding sequence ATGACTTCCTCACCGCGCATCGCCGCCTTCTTCGACAAGCTCCTGGAGGCCAAGGGGAGCGACCTGCACCTGAGCGTGGGCCACCCGCCGCTGGGCCGCATCCGCGGAGGCCTCATGCCCCTGCGTGAGGCGCTGCTCACCCAGGCGGAGCTCGAGGCCATGCTCTTCGAGCTCACCAGCCCCGAGCAGAAGCGCCACATCACCGAGGAGCTGGACCTCGACTTCGCCTACAGCTACGGCACGCGCGCGCGCTTTCGCGCCAACTACTTCTACAAGACGAGCGGCATCGCGGCCGTCTTCCGCACCATCCCGAGCAAGGTGCTGTCGCTCGCGGACCTCAACACCCCCGAGGTGGTGAAGAAGCTGGCCGAGCGCCGCAGCGGGCTCGTGCTCGTCACCGGCCCCACGGGCAGCGGCAAGTCCACCACGCTCGCGGGGATGATCCACCACATCAACCACACGCGCCCCGCGCACATCCTCACCATCGAGGATCCCGTGGAGTTCGTGCACGAGTCGGCGAAGTCCCAGGTGACACACCGCGAGGTGGGCATGCACGCCTCCAGCTTCGCCACCGCCATCCGCTCGGCGGGCCGCGAGGACCCGAACGTCATCCTCATCGGCGAGCTGCGCACCAACGAGACGATGAAACTCGCGCTCCAGCTGGCCAGCTTCGGCGTGCTCGTCTTCGCCACGGTGCACACCAACAGCGCCCCGGCCACCATTGATCGCATGATCAACTCGTTCCCCGCCGACGAGCAGCCCCAGGTGCGCGGCATGCTCGCGGAGGGACTCGCGGGCATCGTCGCCCAGCAGCTCATCCGCACCGCGGACGGCAAGGGCCGCGTGGCCGCGCTGGAAATCCTCATCGGCACGAGCGCCATCGCGTCGATGATCCGCGAGGGCAAGGTGTTCCAGATCGCCAGCAAGATGCAGGCGAGCCAGAACCTGGGCATGCAGACGCTCGACATGCACCTGGAGCGGCTGGTAGCCGCCAACACCATCACCCCGGAAGCCGCCATGGAGAAGGCCCAGGACAAGGAAGCCCTCGCCAAGGTGATTCAGCGGCTCAAGCCGGAGTTCGACACCTCGGCTTTCGAGGGCGCCGAGGCCAGCGGCGGGCACTGA